The Acidobacteriota bacterium region GGATTTGCGGCTGGGGTGCGAGGCGGTCGAGATCGAACCGGCGCGGCGGCGCGTTCTGGCGCGCAGCGCGCAGGGCGCGCGCTGGATCAACTATGACCGGCTCGTGATCGCTACGGGCACGCGCTCGCGCTGGGAGCCGGAAACGAAGCTGCGGAACGTATTCGCAGCCAACACGTGGGATCAGGTGCAGACGCTGGAGGCGGCGCTGCAAACCGGCGCGCTGCAACGCATTGCGGTTGTGGGCGGTGGCTACATTGGGCTGGAAACAGCGGAGGCGCTGGCGCAGCGCGGGCTGCACGTGGCGCTGGTGCATGCCCATGAGCAAGTGCTGCGCGGATTTGATCCGGACCTGGTTGCTGACTTGCCGGGCCGGCTCGCCGCGCTGGGCATTGAGCTGCATTTGGGCACGCGCGTCGAGGGACTCGAGGGCGCACAAGGCGGGCGGGTGCTGGGCTTGCAGTCGGCATCGGAGATGATTGCCTGCGACGCGGTGATCAACTGTGGCGGCTTGCAGCCAGAGGTCACGCTGGCGCAGGCTGCCGGCATCGCGCTCGGCCGGACCGGCGCGATTGCCGTGGATGAGCGCCAGCAGACCAGCCTTCCTGGCGTTTTTGCCGCAGGCGATTGCGCGGAAACACGCCAGCAGGTGACGGGCGCAGCAGCATGGGTGCCGCTGGGCGCGCCCGCGAACAAGCAGGGCCGCATCGCCGGCGCCAACGCCGTCAACGCCCCGGCGGCGCGCTTTCCGGGCGTGCTGGCCACGTTGGCCGTTCCCCTCGCCGGCCAGGAATACGGCCGCACCGGGCTTAGCCTGGAGCAAGCGCGCACGGCCGGTTTTGATGCTGCCGTCGAGGAAGTGACCGGCTCCTCAAAAGCGGGCTACCTTGATGCCCAGCCGGTTACGGTCCGCATCGTCTATCAACCCTCGACCGGCCGACTGCTTGGCGCTCACTTCCGCGGCGCCCCGGGCACGGTTGCCGGCCGCCTGGACACCGCTGCCGCGGCGCTCACCGCCCGCATGAGCCTCGAGCAGGTGGAACATCTCGATCTCGTCTATAGCCCGGACATTGCACCGCTCTACGAGGCTCTCCTCATCGCTGCCCATAATGCACGGAAGACCTAGTTTGCGGCCTGCGAACTGCTGGCAGCTTACGCGGCGCGCCTTAAGAAGCCATGTTTGTGGCGCCCAGCCCTGCCGCCAAGGAATTTCGTCGTAGCCCAAAGGCCCACGCCATAGACCAGGTGCGCGCCGAGTGACGTAGCATGATCTTGGGTTAGCCGGTCCTTGGGGTGCTGGCCCAGACCAGCCTTATAGCGGCCCCATTCGTCCGTCGCCATCCAAGCCATCACGCCGTACGGCAGACCCAAGCCCCAGGTTGTTGGGATTCCGGCTGCACGTCCGGCGCCGGCGAGCAAGCCCCAGGTGATGCCCGTGCCCCAATGCACCGCTTCGCCGCCGTACTTGCGCGCCTGGCTGGAGGGTGAGCGTACGCCCGCGCGCTTCAGCGCTTTGCGTGCGGCCTTTTCCGTGCTGGGCTCTTCGTCGCTTTTCACCAGCTCGGGTTTGGTCTTGGCCAAGCCTTTCCAATAGGCGTTCATTGCCGCCGTGCCCGCCAGGCCGCCCAGGACTCCGATTGCCAAGTTGCGCTTAAGTTTTCCCGCCATGGCGGGATAAGATGCCCATCAGGCGTAGTGAGCAACCTGCCGGTCGGCGAAAAGGTCGTTGTACTCGCCCAGGGCTTTCGAGCGCGCCTGCGCCAAATCAATTTCTACGACCGCAGTCTCTTCGCGCTCGCGCGAGAGCCGGACCAGCAATTCACCACGCGGACTCACGACTTGGCTCGATCCGATGAACTCATGCCGCACGCTGCCATTGATTTCCAAACCGACGCGATCACATGTGGCCGCGAAGACGCGGTTTTCGAGCGAGCGCGTAATCATGGCTTGCGGACAATGCTGTAAGACGAGATTGGACGGATGCAGCAGCAGCTCGGCGCCACGCAGGGCCAGTGAGCGCGCCACTTCAGGGAACGTCCAGTCAAAGCAGATCATCACGCCCGCTTTGCCCCACGGCAGATCTACTATGGGGGCGGGGGCATCGCCAGTCGAGAAAAATAGCTTCTCCCGTCCGAAAACGTGCAGCTTGCGGTAGCTGGTCATCAGGCCTGACGGGCCGACCAAATTCGCGGAATTGAAGAACTTCTGGCCTGCGCGTTCGGGAAAGCCGTAGCAAACGTACGCTTTGCGCTCACGGGCGAAGTTCCCAAACGCTTGCAAACTCGGGCCGCTCGCCGCCGGCTCGGCACAGCGCTCGACTTCATCTTGTGCCACAAAAGTGTACCCGCTGGTGGCCAACTCCGGTAGCAGATAAACGTCAGCTTCAAGCGCGCGCATTGTTGCCAGTGCGGCGCTGACGTTAGCTTCCACTTGCAACAGTTTGGGGGCGGACTGAATCAGGGCCAGCCGCATGCTCTAGCGCCTGGCTCCGGCCGCAGCAGCTTTGGGCGCTGCGGTCAAAAGGTGCAGGGCCTTTTGCATCTGCAAGTCAGCTTGCGGTCCGGTTACACCTTCGGGAGGAAAGTCGAGCTGCGGCAGGGCTCCGGCGTACTGCACTTGCTGGATATTGGGCGTTAGCCCGTCTTGTACCAGCTTGCCGTTGGGCGTGTAGTAGCGCGCCACCGTCAGCCAGAGCGCGCTGCCGTCGCCTACCGGGATCAACTTCTGCACCGAGCCTTCGCCAAAGGTCTCATCGCCAATCAGCTTGGCGCGTCCGTTCTGTTGCAGCGCCGCGGCCGCAACTTCCGCCGGCCCGGACGTGCCGCCATTGATCAAAACCTCCAGTGGCGCCGCCGAGAGCACGGCATCGGCAGACGTGGCGGACGTGGTAAGGCGCGGATACTTTTGGCCCTCGATGTAGGTAATCGTGCCGTGCGTCAGGAAGAGGTTGGCGGTGTGCTCGGCTTCGGCGTAGGTGCCCGCCCCGCAGTTCCGCAGGTCAAGAATGAACTGGTGAGCGCCCTGCGCCTTCAGAGACCTGATCGCTTTGGTGATCTGGGCGCTGCGACCGGTATCAAAATTTGGCACGGCAATCACGCCGACGCCGCTTTGCAACGACGACTGCAAGGGAACGGCCGGCGTCACCGCAAACGGAATCGTAATCTGCACCGGATCGGAATGGTGCAGGTGCACCACGCTAAGCGTAACGCTTTGGCCGAGCGGGCCAGCCAGCCGCCGGTGAATCGCTTCCAGCGACATGTCGCGCGTGCCCAAGCCATCGATGGCTTCAACAAAATCGCCACGCACCAAGCCTGCTTTGGCGGCATTGCCGCCGGGCTGCACATCCACCACATCCGCATAGCCGACCCGCTTGGAAACCACTGCGGCGACGTGGCCTGCGGCCGGGTGCTGCTGGTTCTGCTCGAACAACTTGAATTCGGCCGGATCCATATAGCTGGAGGCAGCATCGAGCGAATCCACCAACCCGTGCAGGGCTCCATCGGATACCTTGTGCAGATTGGGCGTCACCACGTAATCATCGTTGATGTAGCGGTAGACTTCGGCCATGATGCCCAACTGTTGTGCCGGTCCGCTGGCATCCGCCGGGTGCTGCGCGCGCAACATGGCGCCCGACACCAGCGCTGCAATGATGACCAGCGAACAGGCGAGGACAATCAGACTGGTTTTTCTGGACATGAAACGGCTCGGTTCTTTTCAGTATATCGGATGCGCCTCATATCTCGACCAGGCGGAAGGCTTGCGGTGGTTTCTGTGCCAGCAGCAACGGCTGGGCGACGTTGTAGACGGGGATGCCGCCGCGGGTGCGGCCCTCCAGGGCGCCGTGGTGGGCGTGGCCGTGAAATATGGCGCTGGCGCCAAACCTGTCGCACACGTCCGCCAATCGCGAGCTGCCGAGGAAGGGATAAATCTCCCGCGCCTCGCCCGCTGCCGTCTCCGGGATGGGAGCGTAGTGCAACAAGACGACGCGCTTCTCATTGCGCAGCCGCGCCAAAGCCCGCTCCAGCGACAGGCTTTCCCCCATGGAGGCATGCACAAAGCGCTTGATTTCGCTCTCCCCAAACGAGGTCAGCTCGCCGCGCCCGAAGCCGCCGCAAAACCCCTTGACGCCGGCAAACCCCACGCCATCGCGCTCATACGGTTCGCCGTCCAGCGTTTTGATGCCCACCGCGCGCAGACGCTTCAGCAGTTCGGGCGCGGCGTCGGATTCAAAATCATGGTTTCCCAGGACCGTAATGATGGGGAGGCGCAGTCGCAACAATTGACTGATCAGCACCTCCAGTTCCTCGGGCCGTCCGTAGTCGGTCAGATCGCCGCCGATGAGGAGCACGTCGGCATCCTCCGGCAGCGCGTTCAGCCGCTCGCGGATGCGCTCCCGGTCGCCCACGCCGCAGTGTAAATCCGCTACCGCCGCAATTCGCATGCGTTCACTCCTGGGATAGCTGCCGCCGGCGCGACTCATCTTCCAGATTGTCCAGCCCCCACTGGCCCACATCCACAGCGAACATCAAGGGGTCAATCAACGATCCGCGAAACGCTACGGCCGGCGGCACGGTATCCGCCTCGATCTGCCGTCGCTCCAGTTCCCGCCAGACGGCTTGTGGCACCACCGCCCGCACTGCAGCCGGATAGATATAGCGGAACAGGATCAGGTGCCAAAGCAGCATTTCCCAGTGCGCGCCCACTTCTTCCAGTAGGTGCGGCCAATTCAACGTGCCTCCGGTGCGGTAGAGCAGATGACAAATATCGCTGCCGTCAAAGCGGTCGCGCCGGGTGACGAAGATTTTGCTCAGAATCATCTCCTCGGGCGCGAGGATGCGGTACCTGTGACCCAGGACGATGCCGCTTCGTGCGCGCTCCATCCAGGATGGCGTTACCCAGTACACGCCGTTCGACATGCCGGAGATCAGATCGACATAATAATCGCCGGCCCACGCCTTGGCCAGCCAGACTGGATCGGTCACTTCGGTGATGAGGCCGGCGGTGCGGCAGAGCGTCAGCGCCACCTGCACTTTTTCAGCGGGGAGAAAAATGTCGAGATCCTTGGTGAAGCGCCAGATGCCGGTGTAGTGTTGAAAGGCGAAAGCTCCCGCAACGGCAAAAGTGACGCCGCCATGACTGAGTGCGCGCAGCACACGCTGGAAAAGCTGCCGCTGCTCGGCGACCCAGACCGGCGCCGCCGGCGGCGTGGCCGGATTCGGCGGAGGCGCGGGATCGGGTGATGGCGACATATGGCATGGCAGATGGTTCAGGCCGCTAGCGGCGTTGCCCCTTTGTCGGCGGCGGAGCTGGCCCGCGCACGCCAGTATCTGTACGGCGGCATCGCCTGGAGCGTGGCTTCCGAGTTCTGGATGCTGGCGCTGCTCGCGGCGGCTTATTTCTCCGGGGTCACAGCCCGATTCCGGACCTGGCTGGAAAAGGCCATCAGCCATCAGCCATCGGCCATCAGCCGACATTCAGCCTCGGCGTCGGCGGTGACGGCGCTGGCGACGGCGGCGCTGTTTACGGTGATTCTCGGGTTGCTGCTGCCGTTCGATTTCTATATCAGCTACCACCGCGAGCGCGTGTTCGGGTTTCAGCACCTCGCGATGGGTGCCTGGTTCGGTCAATGGGTGACCGCGCTGGTGCTGACGGTGGTAGTGGGCGTAATGGTCGCCTCCATTGGGTACGCGTGGGTACGCAAGCGCGGCGGACCGCGGTGGTGGGTGAAGTTCTGGATCGTCGTATCGGTGGCAGTGGTACTGGCGGTGGCGATCGATCCGCTGGTGATTGCGCCGCTGTTCAACCAGTTCACGGTGGTTCAGAACCCCGAGATTCGCGCCGACATCGAGGCGCTGGCGCGCAAGGCCGGCATTCCCCATGCTGCAATCCTCGAGATGAACGCCAGCCATGACTCCGCTCATGCCAACGCCTACGTCGTCGGCATCCTGGGCAGTCAGCGAATTGTCGTTTATGACACCTTGCTGCGGGAAGAAACCCCGGCGGAAATTGAGTTCACGGTCAGCCACGAAATTGGGCACTACGTTTTGCACCATTTGTGGAAGGGCATCGTTTTCACGATTGGCCTGCTATTCGTGCTCTTTGCCATGCTCGGCTGGTGGTTTCCGCGCTGGGCGGCCATTGCCAAGGGGGATTCGCCCGCCGATCCGGCGGCGCTGCCGCTGATTCTGTTGATTCTACTGGGGCTGCTATTTCTCGCCTCGCCCGCGACCAACGGGTTTTCGCGCTGGGAGGAGCATCAGGCGGATGCCTTCGGCATCAGGCTGAGCCAGAAGCCGCGCGCGGCGGTGAGCGGCTTCGAAAAGGAAGAGCACACCGACCTGATCTATCCCGATCCTCCCGGCTGGATGGTCTGGTTCTTTTTCAATCATCCCAGCCAGCAGGCGCGAATTAACTTTTCGCTGAACCAAATTCCCCAGTACGGCTCGCGCCGTCGCTAGCCGGGGCTTCGCCCCGCGCCTCCCGTTGGTCGGCTTCCCCTCAATCTCCGGTGCCGAATCGGGGCTGCATCGGGTACGATAATTAGTCGTCCGGAGAATAGCCCTGCTACGCACCACGCTTCTTGCCCTGTCGCGCAATCCCGGCATGCGCCACTTCACCGAGAACAGCGCTCTCGGAAAACGCGTTTCCCGGCGTTTCGTTGCTGGTCTGACGCTGGAGGACGCCATCGCGGCCATTGCCGCCGTCAACCAGCTCGGGATGACGGCGACGCTCGATCCGCTGGGCGAAAATGTGACCTCGCAGGCAGAAGCCGAGCAGGCCGCCACGACCGCCTGCCATATCCTGGAGACCATCCACGCGCGCCGCGTAGACTCAACCGTTTCGGTCAAGCTGACGCAGTTTGGCCTGGATCTCGGCCTCGACCTGGCGCGTGCTCAGCTCCACCGGGTGCTCACTGCCGCGCAACAATGGGATACGTTCATCCGCGTCGACATGGAGGGCAGCGCGTATTCCGAAACCACCGTGGCACTGGTCGAGCAGATGCATGGCGAAGGGTTCAACGTTGGCACGGTGCTGCAAGCCTATATGCACCGCACCGAAACAGATATGGACCGGCTACTGGCACAGAACATCCGCATCCGGCTGGTCAAAGGCGCCTACCGCGAGCCGGCCGAGCTGGCGCTGCAGGAAAAAGCCGACGTCGACGCCAACTACGTCCGGTTGATGCACCGCCTGCTGACCCACGACGGCTACCACGCCATCGCCACCCACGACGAACGCATGATTACCGCGGCAGTGGCCTGTGCCCGCAGCGAAAAGCGCGCGCCTGACAGCTTTGAGTTCCAGATGCTGTACGGTATCCGCCGCGACCTGCAGCAGAAACTCCGCGCCGAGGGCTGGCGCGTCCGCGTCTACATCCCCTTCGGCCCCGAGTGGTATCCCTATTTCATGCGCCGTCTCGCCGAGCGGCCCGCGAATCTGCTGTTTCTGCTGAAGAATCTCGCGAAGTAGTTTTCAGTTTTCAGTCATCAGTTCTCAGTTCGAACGCGCTGGCCTGACAACGCCAAGGGCGTACTGAAAACTGTGAACTGAAAACTGAGAACTTTTGCCTCAGTCTTCGCGCAGCAGCACTGCCGGGCGAATGGCCAGGGCGCGGCGTTCGGGCACCCACACTGCAATCAACCCGATGAGCGCCATGGCGGCAACCACCCCAGCCATCGCGA contains the following coding sequences:
- a CDS encoding peptidase S41 codes for the protein MSRKTSLIVLACSLVIIAALVSGAMLRAQHPADASGPAQQLGIMAEVYRYINDDYVVTPNLHKVSDGALHGLVDSLDAASSYMDPAEFKLFEQNQQHPAAGHVAAVVSKRVGYADVVDVQPGGNAAKAGLVRGDFVEAIDGLGTRDMSLEAIHRRLAGPLGQSVTLSVVHLHHSDPVQITIPFAVTPAVPLQSSLQSGVGVIAVPNFDTGRSAQITKAIRSLKAQGAHQFILDLRNCGAGTYAEAEHTANLFLTHGTITYIEGQKYPRLTTSATSADAVLSAAPLEVLINGGTSGPAEVAAAALQQNGRAKLIGDETFGEGSVQKLIPVGDGSALWLTVARYYTPNGKLVQDGLTPNIQQVQYAGALPQLDFPPEGVTGPQADLQMQKALHLLTAAPKAAAAGARR
- a CDS encoding metallophosphoesterase, with amino-acid sequence MRIAAVADLHCGVGDRERIRERLNALPEDADVLLIGGDLTDYGRPEELEVLISQLLRLRLPIITVLGNHDFESDAAPELLKRLRAVGIKTLDGEPYERDGVGFAGVKGFCGGFGRGELTSFGESEIKRFVHASMGESLSLERALARLRNEKRVVLLHYAPIPETAAGEAREIYPFLGSSRLADVCDRFGASAIFHGHAHHGALEGRTRGGIPVYNVAQPLLLAQKPPQAFRLVEI
- a CDS encoding acyltransferase encodes the protein MRLALIQSAPKLLQVEANVSAALATMRALEADVYLLPELATSGYTFVAQDEVERCAEPAASGPSLQAFGNFARERKAYVCYGFPERAGQKFFNSANLVGPSGLMTSYRKLHVFGREKLFFSTGDAPAPIVDLPWGKAGVMICFDWTFPEVARSLALRGAELLLHPSNLVLQHCPQAMITRSLENRVFAATCDRVGLEINGSVRHEFIGSSQVVSPRGELLVRLSREREETAVVEIDLAQARSKALGEYNDLFADRQVAHYA
- a CDS encoding proline dehydrogenase; the encoded protein is MRHFTENSALGKRVSRRFVAGLTLEDAIAAIAAVNQLGMTATLDPLGENVTSQAEAEQAATTACHILETIHARRVDSTVSVKLTQFGLDLGLDLARAQLHRVLTAAQQWDTFIRVDMEGSAYSETTVALVEQMHGEGFNVGTVLQAYMHRTETDMDRLLAQNIRIRLVKGAYREPAELALQEKADVDANYVRLMHRLLTHDGYHAIATHDERMITAAVACARSEKRAPDSFEFQMLYGIRRDLQQKLRAEGWRVRVYIPFGPEWYPYFMRRLAERPANLLFLLKNLAK
- a CDS encoding NADH oxidase, with amino-acid sequence MSAGEAALGRSARRSSTSLRPRAASRRTAFWYKASPSSLAASRRVVLISVSVQSARVENIVVIGGVAAGLSAASRARKLAPRAQITVLERGAQAAYSACGLPYYLARRVPSLEALRVHPADWFRERRQLDLRLGCEAVEIEPARRRVLARSAQGARWINYDRLVIATGTRSRWEPETKLRNVFAANTWDQVQTLEAALQTGALQRIAVVGGGYIGLETAEALAQRGLHVALVHAHEQVLRGFDPDLVADLPGRLAALGIELHLGTRVEGLEGAQGGRVLGLQSASEMIACDAVINCGGLQPEVTLAQAAGIALGRTGAIAVDERQQTSLPGVFAAGDCAETRQQVTGAAAWVPLGAPANKQGRIAGANAVNAPAARFPGVLATLAVPLAGQEYGRTGLSLEQARTAGFDAAVEEVTGSSKAGYLDAQPVTVRIVYQPSTGRLLGAHFRGAPGTVAGRLDTAAAALTARMSLEQVEHLDLVYSPDIAPLYEALLIAAHNARKT